One Myripristis murdjan chromosome 18, fMyrMur1.1, whole genome shotgun sequence DNA window includes the following coding sequences:
- the LOC115377116 gene encoding zinc finger protein 250, with the protein MKPQLSRGRKPPSPASAAAAGQQLSLAFHDELVATIHGAFEVAVDIAVLEVTKLVGQAMGDLQLQMQRENESLKQRLQKAEETLECVRGCTGEISGNVSAKQLVNASRKPQDCPPAGNPKQDCVRLGGSTPLKQANPPPDPQDNHATKNEAAQPSTNADVKKEPVNGAAVDPEEEQSHGYFSEICENGQIHSKEIPSCASRKPAVYGALLTEPSEDVSDLCVAKVESPHQTCQDPAAQHRDLLPLPGGADTLTSEQVSVKEERAAEMGDTSGCCFDSIGAEDFGPESLSLVQTKMLEEWKPELLDVQSQEADELLALAHPPNMTTSVSAASDLPPVSSEFPDIFQPTEPAAIPADPPQVYGVSIRTGRNLGHPSTGINACKICGQTFQQPSLLRRHYGQCQQRLQQGFRQPVQGTKRTKLQLYPPGCSPFRCTECNREFNRLENLKTHLRIHTGERPYTCSVCSKCFRHSGALTRHFRIHTGEKPYVCGQCGKSFRNCGGLKFHQRSHSRQ; encoded by the exons ATGAAGCCTCAGCTGAGTCGGGGCAGAAAGCCCCCGTCCCCGGCCTCCGCAGCAGCCGCCGGCCAGCAGCTCTCCCTGGCTTTCCACGACGAGCTCGTCGCCACGATCCACGGAGCGTTTGAGGTGGCTGTGGACATCGCAGTTCTGGAGGTGACCAAACTGGTCGGCCAGGCAATGGGAGACCTCCAGCTCCAGATGCAGCGGGAGAACGAGTCCCTGAAGCAGCGGCTGCAGAAAGCCGAGGAGACGCTGGAGTGTGTGCGCGGGTGCACGGGGGAAATAAGTGGTAATGTTTCCGCAAAGCAGCTGGTGAACGCCAGCCGCAAGCCCCAAGACTGTCCACCCGCGGGGAACCCAAAGCAGGACTGCGTGCGGCTAGGTGGCAGCACCCCTCTAAAGCAGGCAAATCCACCGCCTGACCCCCAAGACAACCATGCAACCAAAAACGAAGCTGCACAGCCAAGCACAAACGCCGACGTGAAGAAGGAGCCGGTTAACGGCGCCGCTGTGGACCcggaggaggagcagagccaCGGCTACTTCAGTGAGATCTGTGAAAATGGGCAGATCCACTCCAAGGAGATTCCCAGCTGTGCCTCGAGAAAACCAGCTGTTTATGGTGCCTTGCTCACTG AACCCAGTGAAGATGTTTCCGACTTATGTGTGGCGAAGGTGGAGAGCCCTCACCAGACGTGCCAGGACCCAGCAGCTCAACACAGAGACTTGCTGCCGCTCCCTGGCGGGGCTGACACATTAACATCGGAGCAGGTCTcggtgaaggaggagagagcagcagagatggGAGACACTTCGGGTTGCTGCTTTGACTCGATCGGAGCAGAGGATTTTGGCCCGGAGAGTCTGTCTCTCGTCCAGACCAAAATGCTGGAGGAGTGGAAACCAGAGCTGCTGGATGTTCAGAGCCAAGAGGCGGACGAGCTGCTGGCTCTGG CTCATCCTCCAAACATGACCACCAGTGTCTCAGCAGCCAGTGATCTTCCACCCGTCTCCTCAGAGTTCCCCGACATCTTCCAGCCAACAGAGCCAGCTGCCATCCCTGCAGACCCGCCGCAGGTTTACGGAGTCAGCATCCGCACTGGTCGTAACCTCGGCCACCCCTCCACCGGCATCAACGCCTGCAAGATCTGTGGTCAGACCTTCCAGCAGCCCAGCCTCCTGCGCAGGCACTACGGCCAGTGCcagcagaggctgcagcaggggTTTCGGCAGCCCGTCCAGGGAACCAAGAGGACCAAACTGCAGCTTTACCCTCCAGGCTGCAGCCCCTTCCGCTGCACCGAGTGCAACCGAGAGTTCAACCGGCTGGAGAACCTCAAGACCCACCTCCGCATCCACACCGGGGAGAGGCCCTACACCTGCTCCGTTTGCTCCAAGTGTTTCCGTCATTCTGGTGCGCTGACCCGGCATTTCCGCATCCACACCGGGGAGAAGCCCTATGTCTGCGGACAGTGTGGGAAGTCTTTCCGAAACTGTGGAGGGCTAAAATTTCACCAGCGATCCCATAGTAGACAATGA